Proteins encoded in a region of the Pseudochaenichthys georgianus chromosome 20, fPseGeo1.2, whole genome shotgun sequence genome:
- the LOC117465778 gene encoding coiled-coil domain-containing protein 106-like isoform X1 has translation MSSLENSGGMFLMNREVVRSVEMSSVWQQEPSGYSPCVEIDSSSVRVKNTHTSPAWLKKEQDDLCIIKWENFQTAASADSVQDNTPSSAMSAGSQAESLPPRVLLTMTKLQCMLENKQERIAALEKQVEDLMQDRKFLRSQIENLTSNRSMSTFASPSPLTEAPRHSKVQHSESKSRKRERVSSCSPDSSDCASEASGSSEFSAASSEHRRKKHHKDKKRSKRGKDYSRKRATGVQYVIHRYKQVLSSFIKKKSMSEAFRHLGIDRNTIANTACIAELHLAGKDMVPLVGVFRQGEETLVSYAQRCTLVIDSDADLSRRIDIMKANGELLPISGKRPRGLNSHLQQLGGTVESILIG, from the exons ATGTCCTCTTTGGAGAACTCGGGGGGTATGTTCCTGATGAACAGGGAGGTGGTGAg GTCTGTAGAGATGTCGTCTGTGTGGCAGCAGGAGCCGTCGGGGTACTCCCCCTGCGTGGAGATCGACTCCAGCTCTGTGAGggtcaaaaacacacacacctctccggCCTGGCTGAAGAAGGAACAAGACGACCTCTGCATCATCAAGTGGGAGAACTTCCAAACTGCTGCCTCAGCTGATTCTGTTCAGGACAACACACCCAGCAGCGCCATGTCAG CTGGCTCACAAGCAGAGAGCCTGCCCCCCCGGGTGCTGCTGACCATGACCAAGCTGCAGTGCATGCTGGAGAACAAACAGGAGCGTATCGCTGCACTGGAGAAACAGGTGGAGGACCTGATGCAGGACCGCAAGTTCCTCAGGAGCCAGATTGAAAACCTCACCAGTAACCGCTCCATGTCCACCTTTGCATCTCCCAGTCCACTCACTGAAG CTCCTAGACACAGCAAAGTGCAGCACTCGGAAAGCAAATCTCGGAAGAGAGAAAGAGTTTCCTCGTGTTCCCCTGACAGCAGCGACTGCGCCTCCGAAGCGTCGGGATCATCAGAATTTTCAGCGGCCTCAAGTGAACACAGAAGGAAAAAACACCACAAAGACAAGAAAAGATCGAAGAGAGGGAAGGACTACAGCAGGAAAAGGG CCACCGGAGTCCAGTACGTCATCCACCGCTACAAACAAGTCCTGTCATCCTTCATCAAGAAGAAAAGCATGAGTGAAGCCTTCCGTCACCTCGGAATCGACCGGAACACCATCGCCAACACAGCATGTATTGCCGAGCTCCACCTGGCCGGCAAAGACATGGTCCCCCTGGTGGGGGTGTTCCGCCAAGGAGAAGAGACCCTGGTCAGCTACGCCCAAAGGTGCACCTTGGTGATTGACAGTGACGCTGACCTGTCCCGGAGGATAGACATTATGAAAGCTAATGGAGAGCTTCTGCCCATCTCAGGGAAAAGGCCCAGAGGGTTGAATTCTCACCTGCAGCAGCTAGGGGGCACTGTAGAGAGCATTTTAATAGGTTGA
- the LOC117465778 gene encoding coiled-coil domain-containing protein 106-like isoform X2 produces the protein MSSVWQQEPSGYSPCVEIDSSSVRVKNTHTSPAWLKKEQDDLCIIKWENFQTAASADSVQDNTPSSAMSAGSQAESLPPRVLLTMTKLQCMLENKQERIAALEKQVEDLMQDRKFLRSQIENLTSNRSMSTFASPSPLTEAPRHSKVQHSESKSRKRERVSSCSPDSSDCASEASGSSEFSAASSEHRRKKHHKDKKRSKRGKDYSRKRATGVQYVIHRYKQVLSSFIKKKSMSEAFRHLGIDRNTIANTACIAELHLAGKDMVPLVGVFRQGEETLVSYAQRCTLVIDSDADLSRRIDIMKANGELLPISGKRPRGLNSHLQQLGGTVESILIG, from the exons ATGTCGTCTGTGTGGCAGCAGGAGCCGTCGGGGTACTCCCCCTGCGTGGAGATCGACTCCAGCTCTGTGAGggtcaaaaacacacacacctctccggCCTGGCTGAAGAAGGAACAAGACGACCTCTGCATCATCAAGTGGGAGAACTTCCAAACTGCTGCCTCAGCTGATTCTGTTCAGGACAACACACCCAGCAGCGCCATGTCAG CTGGCTCACAAGCAGAGAGCCTGCCCCCCCGGGTGCTGCTGACCATGACCAAGCTGCAGTGCATGCTGGAGAACAAACAGGAGCGTATCGCTGCACTGGAGAAACAGGTGGAGGACCTGATGCAGGACCGCAAGTTCCTCAGGAGCCAGATTGAAAACCTCACCAGTAACCGCTCCATGTCCACCTTTGCATCTCCCAGTCCACTCACTGAAG CTCCTAGACACAGCAAAGTGCAGCACTCGGAAAGCAAATCTCGGAAGAGAGAAAGAGTTTCCTCGTGTTCCCCTGACAGCAGCGACTGCGCCTCCGAAGCGTCGGGATCATCAGAATTTTCAGCGGCCTCAAGTGAACACAGAAGGAAAAAACACCACAAAGACAAGAAAAGATCGAAGAGAGGGAAGGACTACAGCAGGAAAAGGG CCACCGGAGTCCAGTACGTCATCCACCGCTACAAACAAGTCCTGTCATCCTTCATCAAGAAGAAAAGCATGAGTGAAGCCTTCCGTCACCTCGGAATCGACCGGAACACCATCGCCAACACAGCATGTATTGCCGAGCTCCACCTGGCCGGCAAAGACATGGTCCCCCTGGTGGGGGTGTTCCGCCAAGGAGAAGAGACCCTGGTCAGCTACGCCCAAAGGTGCACCTTGGTGATTGACAGTGACGCTGACCTGTCCCGGAGGATAGACATTATGAAAGCTAATGGAGAGCTTCTGCCCATCTCAGGGAAAAGGCCCAGAGGGTTGAATTCTCACCTGCAGCAGCTAGGGGGCACTGTAGAGAGCATTTTAATAGGTTGA